The Hirundo rustica isolate bHirRus1 chromosome Z, bHirRus1.pri.v3, whole genome shotgun sequence genome contains the following window.
TTTAAAGTGATCAGAACCAAAACATGGTTTGAGAACGGTATTCATGCCTTTAAATTAACATAAGCCTTCAGAAAACACAACATGAATTACAATAAATTGTGTTGCCCATTTGTTTGTCATTAGTGGTGTAACAGAAACTAGCTTCAGCTTTGAAaacttataatttttttccttgttttgtttgtgtgtggtAATTAAATAAACtcaaaaaacctccccaaaacaaaaccgTATTTCACAGGTCATCTAACTATATACAGCCAAGAGAGTACAGATTGCAGACAACTGTTCTAAAGTGAAGGAATGAAAGGAGATTGAAAACAAGGAAGGTCTGAATAGGAAACCTTATCAACCTCTCATGCAGAACGGAGTCCAATGTCATCCACCCGTTAAATTGTTGTGataaaacaagaggaaaaggaagaggaagaaaatagttAAAATAATCCAATAAGCCTAGCTGtaagcagcaattaaaaaaaatgaaataaataaaataattaaaacaggaCTTCTTACTAGGCATATTGTGGAAGATAACCATCAACTCTCATGAATTATGAGGACACCTGCCAGTAagattatttataaaaatgtaaagccATAACAAGGTATTGCCACCTGATCTTGTTCAGGAAACATCTGCCAGGGAATTTCAACCACCCTTTCATGCCTTAGCTTCTGCATGAGctattttagagaaaaaacaCGGTGTTGTTTTCATTATGGATTGTGGATTGTGTCTTTGTAGAATGCTACAGTCACAAAACAAAGCGAGTGGATTCCTGCTTAGCTTATTCCACTGGAACCACTCCTCCtatctgaaaaagaaactgaggaagagaaggatgAGGTGCAGGAATCACTCTAcgttttaaaaaacaaatgggAGGAAAGTGTCAGACGCATgagcctgggctggcagctgttTCCCTTATGATGTGATCAGACTCACAGGCATACAATCTGACCCAGGCTGTACTGAAAGTCTTGCAATATAGATCCATGTCCAGGATTCCCAGGTGTACAAGTTCTAGGAAATTGTTGTGAAAGAAGGGCAAGAAAATATCTCCGGGGAAGCTCTGGATGACAGAAAAGTGTGCTCAGTTAAGGAGGCAGTTCTGGCTGATACAGTATTTGTCCTGAATATGAAAGACAGCAAGAAAAGCAGGATCTCCTCGCTGGGAGCAGGACATCTCAGACACACTGGCAAATGTGAGATACCCATCTCCAACACTCCCCCCTTGTTCTGAATCtacagcattttgttttctctcctgttccCTCCTGGCAACAGGACACAGTCTTAACTGTCCTGCAAAAGCTATCGTGTTTCTGGAAAGCTGGCCCAAAACTAGCAAGCCCCAGCTGCCTCTTacatttctgcttctcataTCTCATGATATCTGTAACTCCAGCCAATGGAAAATATGACTATAAGAATTCTCTGTCCTAGATAATGGGAATGACTTTACTGACCCTCAACAGTCATCCTACTACATCTCAGAATTTTCAGAGACCAAAATAATCAGTGCACCAAGCACTTTCAAACAGTGGCCATCTCTGGAATAGTTATACTCtttgggggtgtttgtttttatggTGTTATCTTATGAGTTCTAACATCAACCAGGATAACTGATTTATCTTTTTGCTTATCACACTGCCCCAAGTGTGCCCAGGCACCCCAACACATGCTTCTGCTCCGTATAAGCAGAGCATACCTGTGTTAGCTCCCTTTCACCTGGCAGCACCAAAAGGATTCTAAGAACAGGAGAGGGAATTGTAAATTAATTTGCTCACAGACTGAGCATCTTTGAGAATAACCTCTGATAAGCAACCTTTGTTCTACCTGTGCTGGTTTGGCTAggatagaattattttttcccatagtAGCTGATATGTGGCTGTTTTGGATTTGCACTGAAAACACCATTGACAGACAACACAGGGATCTTTTGTTTATTGctgtgtaagcactgctcagtATAAAgtcttttctgcctctcaaGCCACAAGTGAGGAGGCTGGGAGAGAACATGAATGTGGGAAGGGTCACAGCTAGGACAGCTGATCTGAAATCCCCAAAGGGACATTTATATCATGCTCAGCCTGTTATGCtgggaaagaagaaggaaagggggGAGTTTTAAAGTGATGGCTTTTGTCTTGCCAAGTAACCACAATGTGTGGTAGACCCCTGGTTAGAGCCCTTTCCTAGGAACAGGAGAACACCTGCCTGCCAATAACAAGTGGCGGATAAATTCCTTGCATGGCTTTGTTTTGCATGAACAGCTTTCACTTTACTTGTTAAACTGTCTCTGTCTCAGCCCACGAGCTTTCTCCATTTTACCCTTCTGCATCTTTCCATATCCCAGTGGGGAAAGTTTTTTCATCCAAAAATCCACATGTGTTCATGACAACCACATTCACAAGTACCTGGAGGTGCTTGTCTTAAAGAGCTTCACATACAGTGACTTTAACactcttctccagctgcagcactgtgcCTGGATAATCTCTGCAATAGCTGAGTTGAGTGAGGCTACAGTTGAAGCCCCAAATGACCATTTCATAATTACCCAGACTGTGCACATTTCTCACAATATTTCATACATAGCTCAGAGTGTGGTCTGGGTATGGAGAGTACCCAGTCACATAAGAGACGTGTTATCCTTTTAAATGTTCTTACATGCCAGTGACTGTGTCTTTATCTGTATCAGCTATCAACACAAATATGGTGATTTCTGGCTCTGTTTAACCAtgcagataaaagaaaattcttcataTGACGGGTATAAGCAGAATGCCATTAATCTTGTAGCTTATTGTAAACAACAACACAGTTCTCCTGCCCTTTACACTCAGGAATCTATGGTTCCTGCAATGCAGTAGGGATAATACCGCCACTTACACTCTGCCAAAAGAATTTAGTGTCTCTCTTTCATTCCCACCCAGGACTTATACTCCTGATCTTCTTGGGTTCCTAACTTTCTGACCACATGTCATCAGTTTCTCCTATCTGAATGTCAGGCAATTAAGCTGTTGCTTATCCTTACTCaaaaattcttaattaaaaaaaaaaaaaaaaaaaagtgcctgaaTTAGTAGTCATATTCCTTTACCACCTATCTGTGGAATTTGGGCAGAAGGGGAAAACTGGTTAATGTGAGTTGAGTCAGAGATGAAAGAGAACATCCACATATCTCAGCATCGCAGGAGAAAAACAGCTGTCAGTAAGACCCACCTGGAGTCAAAACCTGAGTCTTTTGTCCTTTGAGCAATTTCTGAACCCGAAGTAGCTGCGAGGAGTTCTCTCTCTTATCAAAGATGTCTTGGACCCAGTGAGATACCTCACAAACAGATTTCACAGCCTCTGAAATTATAGCAGCATACTCTGAAGTTATCACAAATGAATGCATATTTCACCTTATACATCCTGCTAAGAAAAGACAGTATgaaattaagaagaaaagttttaaatcaAGTATCAACAATAgctttattcaagaatttctGTGGGAGATTGGACTAGATCACCTCCAGAGGCCTCCTTCCAATTCTGCAGTTCTAGAAAACATTTGCCAATGAAACATCAGAGAGAGGAATAATTTCCTGGATTTGGAAGCAAAGACAGGAAAATGCCCTACAAGTAGTGATAACTGTTTGTACAAACCACAGGatcatttagattggaaaagactaCTGAGATCACCTAGGACtgaacaccaccttgtcaagtAGACCATGGCATTGAGTATCAtttcttaaacattttcagggatggtgactctaccacttccctgggcagtccattccagTGTTTAAcaactctttccatgaaaaaatgcctgccagtgtccatcctgaacttcccctggcacagcttgacaCCATTTCCCCTCGTCCTGttgcttgttacctgggagaagaggccaatcCCCACTGgccacaacctcctttcaggcactTGTAGAGTGTGATCAGGTCAtcccttttctccagactaaacacccctagctccctcagccacatctcacaggagctgtgctccagatccttccccagctccgctgctccctctggacacactccagcacctcagtgtctttcctaATAAGCTAAGTGTCTCAAAACTGAAcccaggatttgaggtgtggcctcaccagtgcccagtacagaGGGACAGTCACTGCTCTGGTCCTgggccacaccattgctgatagATTCAGGATGTCCTTGGacttcttggccacctgggcacactccagctcatgttcagccaccGTTGATCAGCCCCGCCAGGTCCTTTCCCactcagcagctttccagccactctgtcccagcctgcggcactgcctggggttgttgtgacccaggGATGGGACCCAGCACTTGGCCTGGTTGAGCCTCACAAAATTGGCCTCAGCCCATgcatccagcctgtccagaaccccctgcagagccttcctgccctccagcagatcagcacTCCCACCCAGTTTGGTGCCACCTGCACACTGGCTGAGGGTACTCTCGAttccctcatccagatcatcagtAAAGATATTAAATAGGACTGACCCTGATACCGTGCCCTTGGGGACACCTCTAGTGACTGGATATAGCATGAAGGACACAAATTATCCTAAAAAATTGAGGCATGTGACCAAGAGagtcagagaatggtttggattggaagggaccttaaagatcagctTGTCCTAAcccacctgccatgggcagggacaccttcaaaTACATCACATTGTTCAGGACTatatccagcctggccttgaactcttccaggaatggggcatcaGCAAATGCCTTGAGCTATCTGTTCCAGTGCGTCACAAGCAGcagagttcagaaaaaaaaaaacagagctgCCATTTCTCCAACCTAACTATTAGGCTATTTTCATGGGCAGTTAGTCtatatttttattcctaatGTGTTCTCAGGGACATATTGATCAAGATGGAGAAGTAAAATAGTAATCCACTAGAACCCCAGAgagagaggaatttttttttttttccctttggaagcAGGCTGTTTGTGGGAGTCAAAATATTCTTAGCAAGGAGAGTATCATTGATCAAAGTGCCAGCATTTAAAGGTGGAATCCTACTTGCAAGTTTCTGGTACTCAGCTGTGTCTGGGCTGGTGTTCTCCAGCAGGTCTCTGAAGAAATGCTTGTACCTGAGGTGGAGAGAGCAGGTTTAATTCACAAGGAGACACCAGGAAGATCAGCAGCACCTCCTGTTAGTAATAGTACGTGAACACTCAGCCAGGAGACTGAGTAAGACTAACCAAGCCGTTTTGGACACACCCCATTCACATTCATTTTATTATCAACCATCTCAACTAAAATAACCCATGTATTTTGCACATTTGCAGACCTTTGGGGTTTTCCTGGGCATCCAGTAGAAGCAGACTCACAAACCACTTAAGGCCTGAGACTTAAGAGAGTCCTGAGACTCTCTCAGAATTCATATAAACATGTCTCCAATAAGCGACAAATTTCTCTTTGAACTATCTAGTTTTAATAGCATATGAATGGTGGCATTCATACCATGTTTCCTGCCCAcataagaaaataaaggcatttCTATGAGAACTAAGAcccaacttttccttttttcctttcagtctcTACTGGAAAGGATAAGATCTCTGCAAATGCTTTCTGTGCATTTGCCCAGTGAAGTCAAACAGAGGGAACTTAACAGTTTCACAAACTAGCAGAACTCATATGACCTAGTGCATATGTTAACAGGGTTTTAAAGAAATTAGAATACGATAGAGCCGATTCATGAAAAAATTAgacttttttaataaaaaaactcacatttttccaaataattggACAGCAATAAACATACTGCTGTTTTGCAAATTTAAAAGAGGTATCCAAAGAATCATAGTAAAAACCCGCCAATCTACTTAATGTTTACTTCTGCCAAGCTGATTAAAAGCATTACATAAAGTTACATGAAAGACTGTGGTATGCTGTCTCCAAATGATTTTCAAAGAAACGAGGTCCTCAATCTCTCAAATTTGCTTTAGTGTAGATAAGATCATGGTTAAAAAACAGCTACTGGATCTATAGCAGCAGAATCTGGGTTCCCAGAAAACCACCTCTATTACCCACACACCTTCCCAAGAAAGGGCTGCCCATGAGTGCATGCAGCACTCCCCTCAGGCAGTCCATTTGCCTCTTCAAAGGGGAGATGATCACAGAACATCCCAGCTGGAAGGcatccacaaggatcatcaagtccaattcATGCCTCTGCATTTTTAGGACAACCCTAAAAATCACGTCTTCAATGATGTAGTCTAAACATTTCTTGAAAACTAAAAGGTTTGGTGCCTCAAGAGGGAGATGCAGCGATCCTGGGTGGATCTGTCCGGACGCAGACAAATGTGACAGGCATCAAATCTGAGGAAAGCATACGGCCCTGATAaccagagaggaaagagaagctCTCTGTTCATTAATCTCATTTCTCTCCAAAAGCAGCAATCTACAAGACTCACAATTGCTCCAGGTCAGCAATATGCATGAAAATGGAGCAAAAGCATCACGGGCAGAGACCATCATTTCTGCACCATTTCAGTCAGCTTGCTTTTCATTCAGGGCCAAATTTCAGTAGCTTACTGAGACAGCAGAAAGCCTCCAATTCTACCCAAGAGCTAGAGGAAGGAGCCAGGGCTAAACACAACCACCTTCCTGCATCATCTCCCATCTGTGTACATTGATTCCACTTTACAGGTACATCCTCAGGTCTGTTTCATTGCTGTCTCTATGCTCTGATTTTGAGACACAATACCTTTCATAGCAATAAAGACAGTGTtatattcttttttcccttcttatgCTAATCGTTTGAAGGGTCACAATTGCTTACTTACTGGTGCAGCCTCTGCAGGGGCAAAAGAAGCAGATCCTCTAGCTCCTTCCCTTTAAACTGAGGTCGAGTCTCCTGGAGTTTCTTAAACTGCCGGAATGACTTATTTTTCCTCACTTGTTTCTGTGAAGCAAAAAAGGGATTTAGCTTTGAGACAACAGAAAGAACTGTGTGTCCTAGTCTGTACCCGAGCTTGGAACACTTCACCTTAAAGTTTAGGACTCCAATCCCACAGGCATCAACTTCTTTTGTGGCTATGGGCAAGATATTCCCTTTCTCCTGACCATATATTCCAGTGGGTAATGAAGTGATATCTCTCCCCCCCCATACATTGGCCCAGTTAGGAAAACAGAGAGAGTGCTTGTGgattttttccatgtgtttcaAGAAAAAGCAATGCAAATCTGCACTCCGTCACCTTAAGACAAGTAtccaaaatgtctttttctcttggaaaatcAAAAGCATGAATACATGCATGCAAAGACAAGAGGAGGGAAGCATCCCAGTACATTCTGCATCTGGGAACAAGCACAGTCTGGGAGTTGAGTAGTTTCAATTCCAGATACAGCTGTCAGGACTtcagaataaatatatattctgCAGAAATTTCTTGAAAACAGGTTGTATTTGAAGATataaatgggaaggaaaaagtCATCTTCaacatagaaaagaaaatgtgaaggaaaaggaaatcccACTGCTAGGATACAGTTGGTGATAGTGGGAGAGACTAGGGGCGTTGGCGCTTCCTAGAAAGAGACGACTGTATCATAGTGAAAGCCTGGAAACTCTCTAGGCTTGCCAGTTAGGAAGGAGTGGGAGTAAATCCAGGACTGTGTTTGAGAAAGCAGTGCTCAGCATATGCACATACCTATACAAACCTGAAAAAAGCATCAGAAATTTGAAGCTCTAAATAAGAAGAGAAGTTTTCACCAATTTGTTGTGGAAGAAAGCCTGAATTTCATCAGCCCAGAAAAAGTAAGTGCACTGATCTTTCCCCAGACAGAAGACAAACGGAAGGATGTGCAGTTtcacagaatggaaaaagagaaaccaTAGGAGGACTAAAGTAGATACTTACCTTCAAGGTTATATTTGCCTCCTCCAAATTCTCAGCATAGTGGCCATAAAGATCCAGACTCAGACAAAAATTTTCCAGTCCTGGTCCCAAATTCCCTTTCTCCAGGTGAAGTGACAGAACACTGTGCATAAGGAGCAAAGACGGCTTGTGAGGGATACATTACTACTGGCATTTTCACAGCTCCTTCTGATTCGTTCCTTTGCTCACCAGCCTTTACCATTCTCTACCTCATATCCAGTTTCTATGCCAATTTTGTGCTTGGAGGTCAGAGAGTAAGCCACAAAACACGTTGTGGAGCAGACTTACTGAGCTTAAACCACTGTCCAGTAACTGTGTACCCAGATATGAGATACAGATCAGGAtttccctggggacacctcaAAGTGCCACCAAGGCTAGCAGTGCTAGGAGTGAATGCCTATTTTACAAGGTGTTAGCCTTATTTCCCCAAATCTTACTTTCTCATCAACATAGAGTCCTCCCAATATAATTACAGGAATTGCATCCTGTGTCCACTTACTGGCTGGCTGAATATAAGGGCTCCAGGGGTCCAAATATAGTTTCCAACACAGCAGGTTTCAGCGTCCCTTTGGCCTTTAAAATTGTCACAAAGTActaagcagggaaaaaaaaaacaaaaaaaggaatttcaaacAGGTAGCATTCCCaaatcatcacagaatcactgagtggtttggattggaaagtatcttaaagaccatctagttccagcctGGTCAGAGACACTTTCCAAGTCCAATCCAACCTGGCTGgtcacttccagggatggggcatccacagcttctctgggccatctgtgccagtgcctcacaaCCCTTACAGTAAATAAAtgttcttcctaacatctaatctaagcTTACCGTCTTTCCGTTTAAAAGCACTCCTCCTTTTCCTATCACTATGTGCCTGTGCAAAAAGCTactctccctcttttttataAGCCCCCTTTAAGTACTTGGAGGCTGCAAAGTTAATTAACTTCTGAGGTCATTCAAAGGCCACTTGTGGCACAGAGCAGAAGCCAGAAGCTGCAGCCTGAACACTCTTTGGCTTAGAAAGTTATAAAATATTGTGACAGTCTACCTAAGATAGCCACCATCAGATGTAAGCCTTGTAGTTTTCACCATAACTGTAAACACATGAAACAGTACTACAGCATTAAAAGAGTCTATTTGAATATCCTCCAATGCCTCTGTTTTTCACCATCCTGTCCataattttttcttgtctgtGTCCCTACAGTTCATACATCTCAGGCATCTTTGGGCAAGCCCTCTATTCAATCAAAACTTAAAACATATATGTCTGTGTACAGACCAAGGCCAAAAAGCCAAATCCTTGAGCTGTTGAATATTGCAGAGagggtaaaagaaaaacaacaaaaaaccctttcaGCCCCAGTAGGTGTCCCAGGCATTAGGGATGTACCACAGTATTGCTCTTGACCCTTTCCCATGACAACACAAAAAGTATGTGCTGTCTGAAGACACCCATGTTATCAGAAGGGACAGAAATACTCACTGTGAGCACCAAATCCAGCTGCTCAAGGTATTTGTGCTCTGTTTCCAGCAGTTCCTTGGCTGTCCTGCTGCGCTTTCTCTCCCAGCGAGCCCGCTGGTCTTCCACAGTGTTTGCTCCAACCACAAATAGCAGGGATGAGGCACTCATGGCAGAGTCAGGGTTGATATACAGGGAAGTAAAGGATCCTGAAGAACCAAGCAAGATGAACACACAGCAAAAGAATTACCTACTTGACAGCATAGGAGCTAAAAACTCTTACACTTTCCTAGGAAATAAGGGAAGTCAGCTGCCAGCAACCATTATTAACAGTTTCCTTCGGCATTCCCTCCCGTGGGCACAGGGGCCTGCCTCAAACAGAGGAACACCATTAGAGAGACCAGGCTGTGAAAGCAAGAGTGGTACATGAGGATACATCCGTAAGCAAATCTCAGTGCACAATCCCACGTGCAAAACCACTGCTTCCTGTGTTTTGTCCTCCCCACTCTTTGTGTGAAATTCATGTTAAACTCAAGCAAGTTTGTGGGTGGGAGAGGTACTGTGGATAGGAGTAGAAAATAACCATAAGATTTGTCTTTCAGGGGGATTGTAGCAGGATGTCCCCCCAATCacagggaaagagaagagagcATTCCTGCTTGTTTTCCCATGGAGGTTACTAAGAAGCAAGTAGTTTGCTTTATCATTTTCTAACATTATTTTGTGCTGCTAGAGGTGAGAGAGGCCGAGCAACTGCAGTGAATCACACCAGCTTTGCTCCTGCTCTACTCTTCTGCTACAGTATCATGGTTTTGCTGCACAGAAAAACATTGTTTATCACATTCAGAGAAAGAGGCATGTTTTAGCAGAATACCAGCTAGGTATCAGCCTTTTGATGAAAAGGCAGTACGGGCAGTTGCACACTTGCTCCAGCATGAAATCTGCAGTTTTGTTGGAAGCTGAGTTGCCTCTGAAAAGCTCTGTTTCCCACAAGGACAAGATACGCTAATACAGAAAGATGTGTCATCATAGAGAAGGAGATCTGTCAAACACCATCTTCCAGAGACACTTCAGATACATAAACCAATGTCT
Protein-coding sequences here:
- the ARHGEF39 gene encoding rho guanine nucleotide exchange factor 39 isoform X3, which gives rise to MSASSLLFVVGANTVEDQRARWERKRSRTAKELLETEHKYLEQLDLVLTYFVTILKAKGTLKPAVLETIFGPLEPLYSASHVLSLHLEKGNLGPGLENFCLSLDLYGHYAENLEEANITLKKQVRKNKSFRQFKKLQETRPQFKGKELEDLLLLPLQRLHQYKHFFRDLLENTSPDTAEYQKLAKAVKSVCEVSHWVQDIFDKRENSSQLLRVQKLLKGQKTQVLTPAKPCHPLHLLNSNKLSCQAVYPLHQCSVDKVFGHTWSQGGLLSLSFPHKTLLLMSNNQQEINDWYRSLTAAVRQLKA
- the ARHGEF39 gene encoding rho guanine nucleotide exchange factor 39 isoform X1, whose product is MSASSLLFVVGANTVEDQRARWERKRSRTAKELLETEHKYLEQLDLVLTYFVTILKAKGTLKPAVLETIFGPLEPLYSASHVLSLHLEKGNLGPGLENFCLSLDLYGHYAENLEEANITLKKQVRKNKSFRQFKKLQETRPQFKGKELEDLLLLPLQRLHQYKHFFRDLLENTSPDTAEYQKLAKAVKSVCEVSHWVQDIFDKRENSSQLLRVQKLLKGQKTQVLTPDLTAVSVSPACSGRWYIREGWLLVVPSKGEQLKRRMFFLFSDILIAAKPCHPLHLLNSNKLSCQAVYPLHQCSVDKVFGHTWSQGGLLSLSFPHKTLLLMSNNQQEINDWYRSLTAAVRQLKA
- the ARHGEF39 gene encoding rho guanine nucleotide exchange factor 39 isoform X2, which produces MSASSLLFVVGANTVEDQRARWERKRSRTAKELLETEHKYLEQLDLVLTYFVTILKAKGTLKPAVLETIFGPLEPLYSASHVLSLHLEKGNLGPGLENFCLSLDLYGHYAENLEEANITLKKQVRKNKSFRQFKKLQETRPQFKGKELEDLLLLPLQRLHQYKHFFRDLLENTSPDTAEYQKLAKAVKSVCEVSHWVQDIFDKRENSSQLLRVQKLLKGQKTQVLTPGRWYIREGWLLVVPSKGEQLKRRMFFLFSDILIAAKPCHPLHLLNSNKLSCQAVYPLHQCSVDKVFGHTWSQGGLLSLSFPHKTLLLMSNNQQEINDWYRSLTAAVRQLKA